A single window of Qipengyuania sediminis DNA harbors:
- a CDS encoding DUF4167 domain-containing protein — MNNNRNQNNRRRGRGNRSQGGGGGGNQSNRIDSRARGNAPQLLEKYRKLAEDAHRNGDRVQAEYYLQFADHYFRVIADNRARMDDQRGPDRQDMRGPRRDERDMDEFDGEFDEEREERQRFEPREARRDRPRQRPMIEGGEEGVRSEANEGPAFEPEDNPFTRDLRAPGEPREDAPRRRAPRPRREANGSGHGNGTVRPEMAEPAGFDPSLLPPSFSASETYAESETATDSDGESGEPAPRRRRKRGEGGTLSAVG; from the coding sequence TTGAACAACAATCGCAATCAGAACAATCGGCGTCGCGGCCGCGGCAATCGCAGTCAGGGCGGCGGGGGCGGCGGCAACCAGAGCAACCGGATCGACAGCCGCGCCCGCGGCAATGCGCCCCAATTGCTCGAGAAGTATCGCAAGCTTGCCGAAGACGCGCATCGCAACGGCGACCGGGTGCAGGCCGAGTACTATCTCCAGTTCGCGGACCACTATTTCCGCGTTATTGCCGACAACCGCGCCCGCATGGACGATCAGCGCGGGCCCGATCGGCAGGACATGCGCGGCCCCCGACGCGACGAGCGCGACATGGACGAGTTCGACGGCGAGTTCGACGAGGAGCGCGAAGAGCGCCAGCGCTTCGAACCGCGCGAGGCGCGCCGCGACCGCCCCCGTCAGCGCCCCATGATCGAGGGCGGAGAGGAGGGGGTTCGGAGCGAGGCCAACGAGGGCCCCGCCTTCGAGCCCGAGGACAACCCCTTCACCCGTGATCTGCGAGCACCCGGCGAGCCGCGCGAGGATGCGCCGCGCCGCCGCGCCCCCCGCCCGCGCCGCGAGGCGAACGGCAGTGGTCACGGCAATGGCACTGTCCGGCCGGAAATGGCTGAGCCGGCCGGGTTCGATCCCTCGCTGCTGCCGCCCTCTTTCTCCGCGAGCGAGACCTATGCCGAGAGCGAAACCGCCACGGACAGCGATGGGGAGAGCGGCGAACCCGCCCCCCGCCGCCGCCGCAAGCGCGGCGAAGGCGGCACGCTGAGCGCCGTCGGCTAG
- a CDS encoding CaiB/BaiF CoA transferase family protein encodes MSAEWLGAPRNPRAPLAGLKVLELARVLAGPWAGQVLADLGADVIKVEAPQGDGTRQWGPPWIEHEGERAAAYYHSANRGKRGIVADFTDPHNLAQVRALAAGADVLIENFKTGTLRRFGLDNASLAGANPGLVYCSITGFGQTGPRSGEAGYDFVIQAMSGFMALTGEPDGQPMKMGISASDLACGLYSVIAIQAALAMRARTGRGQHVDMALFDCSVGLLASQATHYFATGDNPPRMGNGHAQVSAYGVFPVSDGEVVLAPANDGLFAKLLRVLDREDLLADPRFATNAGRLAGRAELDAIIAASTRALSQTELLSRCAEAGIPAGPINPIEQVFADPQTVARGMRVDLAGVPGLRSPFTFSDAELALDRPSPRLGEHG; translated from the coding sequence ATGAGCGCCGAGTGGCTGGGCGCACCGCGTAACCCGCGCGCGCCCCTCGCAGGGCTGAAAGTGCTCGAACTCGCGCGCGTGCTCGCCGGCCCGTGGGCGGGGCAGGTGCTCGCCGATCTCGGCGCGGACGTCATCAAGGTCGAAGCGCCGCAGGGGGACGGGACGCGGCAATGGGGTCCCCCGTGGATCGAGCATGAGGGCGAACGCGCGGCGGCCTATTACCATTCCGCCAATCGGGGGAAGCGCGGGATCGTCGCCGATTTCACCGATCCACACAACCTCGCGCAAGTGCGAGCGCTTGCTGCGGGGGCGGACGTCCTGATCGAGAACTTCAAAACCGGCACCCTCCGCCGCTTCGGGCTGGACAATGCAAGCCTTGCCGGCGCCAATCCGGGCCTCGTCTATTGTTCGATCACGGGCTTCGGCCAAACCGGCCCACGTAGCGGCGAGGCGGGATATGACTTCGTGATCCAGGCGATGAGCGGCTTCATGGCGCTGACCGGCGAGCCCGATGGCCAGCCGATGAAGATGGGCATTTCCGCCAGCGACCTTGCCTGCGGGCTCTACAGCGTGATCGCCATACAGGCGGCGCTGGCGATGCGAGCGCGGACCGGACGCGGGCAGCATGTCGACATGGCGCTGTTCGATTGCTCGGTCGGGCTCCTCGCGAGCCAGGCGACGCACTACTTCGCCACTGGGGATAACCCGCCCCGCATGGGCAATGGCCACGCGCAGGTCAGCGCCTACGGCGTGTTTCCGGTGAGCGACGGCGAAGTGGTGCTGGCACCAGCCAACGACGGGCTCTTCGCAAAGCTCCTCCGCGTGCTGGATCGGGAGGACCTGCTCGCCGACCCGCGCTTCGCGACCAATGCCGGCCGCCTTGCGGGCCGCGCGGAGCTCGACGCGATCATCGCGGCGAGCACCCGCGCGCTTTCCCAGACGGAGCTGCTTTCCCGCTGCGCCGAGGCTGGCATTCCCGCGGGGCCGATCAATCCGATCGAGCAGGTATTCGCCGATCCGCAGACGGTTGCGCGCGGGATGCGCGTGGACCTCGCCGGCGTACCCGGGTTGCGCAGCCCGTTCACCTTTTCCGATGCCGAGCTCGCGCTGGACCGCCCGAGCCCGCGGCTCGGTGAACACGGCTAG
- the metK gene encoding methionine adenosyltransferase has protein sequence MRTSFLFTSESVSEGHPDKVSDQISDAIVDLFLAKDPEARVACETLTTTQTVVLAGEIRGAGIMDTAGNWAPGVEQEIEDTVRAVVREIGYQQEGFHWETLRFENNLHPQSAHIAQGVDASGNKDEGAGDQGIMFGFACDETPDLMPATLDYSHKILERMAADRKSGAAPFLEPDAKSQVTLRYENGRPVACTAVVVSTQHAPGYDQGEEEAELKTYVRRVVREVLPDGFLSGDTQWHINPTGSFVIGGPDGDAGLTGRKIIVDTYGGAAPHGGGAFSGKDPTKVDRSAAYITRYLAKNVVAAGLAKRCTIQIAYAIGVSEPLSLYVDTHGTAADGVSDEALEKAILGLDTLGRLTPRAIRTHLGLNRPIYRPTAAYGHFGRRADGDYFPWERTDLADALKAALPR, from the coding sequence GTGCGCACCAGCTTCCTGTTCACCTCCGAAAGCGTTTCCGAAGGCCATCCAGACAAGGTTTCGGACCAGATCTCCGACGCCATCGTTGATCTCTTCCTCGCCAAGGACCCTGAAGCCCGCGTCGCGTGCGAGACGCTCACGACCACGCAGACGGTGGTCCTGGCGGGCGAAATCAGGGGCGCGGGAATCATGGACACCGCCGGCAATTGGGCCCCCGGCGTGGAGCAGGAGATCGAAGATACAGTGCGCGCGGTGGTGCGCGAGATCGGCTACCAGCAGGAAGGTTTCCATTGGGAAACGCTGCGCTTCGAGAACAATCTCCACCCTCAGAGCGCGCATATCGCGCAAGGGGTAGATGCCAGCGGCAACAAGGACGAGGGCGCGGGCGACCAAGGCATCATGTTCGGCTTCGCCTGCGATGAAACCCCGGATCTCATGCCCGCCACGCTCGACTACAGCCACAAGATTTTGGAGCGCATGGCTGCCGACCGCAAGAGCGGGGCGGCACCCTTCCTTGAGCCCGATGCCAAAAGCCAGGTGACGCTGCGCTACGAGAACGGCCGCCCGGTTGCCTGCACCGCGGTGGTGGTAAGCACGCAGCATGCCCCGGGCTACGACCAAGGCGAGGAGGAGGCCGAGCTCAAGACCTATGTCCGCCGGGTCGTGCGCGAGGTGCTGCCCGATGGCTTCCTGTCGGGCGACACGCAATGGCACATCAACCCGACCGGCAGCTTCGTCATCGGCGGGCCCGACGGCGATGCCGGGCTGACGGGGCGCAAGATCATCGTCGATACCTATGGCGGGGCGGCCCCGCACGGCGGCGGGGCGTTCAGCGGCAAGGACCCGACGAAGGTCGACCGCTCGGCCGCTTACATCACTCGTTATCTGGCGAAGAACGTGGTGGCCGCCGGGCTCGCCAAACGCTGCACCATCCAGATCGCCTATGCGATCGGGGTATCCGAGCCGCTCTCGCTCTATGTCGATACCCACGGCACCGCCGCGGACGGGGTAAGCGACGAGGCGCTCGAAAAGGCGATCCTGGGGTTGGACACTCTGGGGCGGCTGACCCCGCGCGCGATCCGCACGCATTTGGGGCTTAACCGCCCGATCTATCGTCCAACCGCCGCCTATGGACACTTCGGCCGCCGCGCCGATGGCGACTATTTCCCCTGGGAACGGACCGATCTGGCGGACGCGCTGAAAGCCGCGCTCCCGCGCTAG
- the lnt gene encoding apolipoprotein N-acyltransferase, whose translation MQRLAALLDRFPRLAALFFGALAATGFPPLALWPFGLVGIAGFGWLIWRSETWRRAALIGWLFGVAHFTVTNNWIATAFTYQAEMPAALGWAAVPLLSLYLAVFPAIAAGFAKALAPRAGLAGFAPVLGAGWILGEWLRSWVFTGYAWGPLSLMLVGPAARPGAALALPLTGTYALSGLLVCLVTLALAGAMQGRWALAAAPPALIALGMVWPAAAAREGTLPFTLVQHNLRQEEMNDASRYEDQFQRLAALSRPREAAARRLVLWPESAVPDYLEPGYPQRYYDTMTVAGDPAFARRRIARTGGAGALVLTGAVNLQIGNENGRRIATGAYNSVLAIGADGRIAGRYDKAHLVPYGEYLPMRGLLEPLGLSRLVAGSLDFLAGPGPRTLALGPWGRAGIQICYEIVFSGRVVDGANRPDYIFNPSNDGWFGAWGPPQHLAQARMRAAEEGLPVLRATTTGISAVIDARGVVRASIGMGQARRIDGHVPPAAAPTPFARLGGWMTALWGLLMLAAGLVVSRRARD comes from the coding sequence ATGCAGCGGCTTGCCGCCTTATTGGACCGCTTTCCCAGGTTGGCGGCGCTCTTTTTCGGAGCGCTCGCTGCGACGGGCTTCCCGCCGCTCGCGCTCTGGCCATTCGGCCTCGTCGGTATCGCCGGTTTCGGCTGGCTGATTTGGCGAAGCGAGACCTGGCGCCGGGCGGCGCTGATCGGCTGGCTCTTCGGCGTCGCGCACTTCACGGTCACCAACAACTGGATAGCGACCGCCTTCACCTATCAGGCGGAAATGCCCGCCGCGCTGGGCTGGGCGGCGGTGCCCTTGCTCTCGCTGTATCTTGCGGTTTTCCCTGCCATCGCCGCGGGCTTTGCCAAGGCCCTGGCCCCCCGCGCCGGGCTTGCCGGGTTCGCGCCCGTGCTCGGCGCCGGATGGATCCTGGGCGAATGGCTGCGGAGCTGGGTCTTCACCGGCTATGCCTGGGGGCCGTTGTCGCTGATGCTGGTGGGCCCCGCCGCCCGGCCCGGCGCGGCGCTGGCGCTGCCGCTGACGGGAACCTACGCGCTTTCCGGTCTGCTGGTCTGCCTCGTCACGCTGGCCCTTGCCGGCGCCATGCAAGGACGCTGGGCGCTCGCCGCCGCGCCGCCGGCACTGATCGCTTTGGGCATGGTCTGGCCCGCCGCTGCGGCGCGCGAAGGCACGCTCCCCTTCACGCTCGTCCAGCACAATCTGCGGCAGGAGGAGATGAACGACGCATCGCGTTACGAAGACCAGTTCCAGCGCCTTGCCGCGCTCTCGCGCCCGCGCGAGGCCGCGGCACGCCGGCTGGTGCTATGGCCCGAAAGCGCGGTGCCCGATTATCTCGAGCCGGGCTATCCGCAGCGCTATTACGACACCATGACGGTTGCGGGCGATCCCGCTTTCGCCCGCCGCCGCATCGCGCGCACCGGGGGGGCGGGGGCGCTGGTGCTGACGGGCGCCGTCAACCTCCAGATCGGCAATGAGAATGGCCGCCGCATTGCGACCGGCGCGTATAATTCGGTGCTGGCGATCGGCGCGGACGGGCGCATCGCCGGTCGCTACGATAAGGCCCATCTCGTCCCCTACGGCGAATATCTGCCGATGCGCGGGCTGCTGGAGCCGTTGGGCTTATCGCGGCTGGTGGCGGGCAGTCTCGACTTCCTGGCGGGCCCGGGTCCGCGCACGCTGGCGCTCGGGCCCTGGGGGCGGGCCGGCATCCAGATCTGCTACGAGATCGTCTTCTCCGGACGAGTCGTCGATGGTGCCAATCGCCCGGACTACATCTTCAATCCATCGAATGATGGGTGGTTCGGCGCCTGGGGCCCGCCGCAGCATCTGGCGCAGGCGCGGATGCGGGCGGCCGAGGAAGGCCTGCCGGTTCTGCGTGCCACCACGACCGGGATCAGCGCGGTGATCGACGCGCGTGGAGTAGTTCGCGCGTCCATCGGCATGGGACAAGCGCGCCGGATCGACGGGCACGTCCCCCCCGCCGCCGCGCCGACGCCCTTCGCTCGTCTCGGGGGCTGGATGACCGCGCTTTGGGGTTTGCTGATGCTCGCCGCGGGGCTGGTTGTCAGCCGGCGCGCCCGAGACTAG